A window of the Schlesneria paludicola DSM 18645 genome harbors these coding sequences:
- a CDS encoding VOC family protein, which yields MPRSLFINLCVSDLTKSMNFFKSLGFKFNEQFTNDTAACLVLSETNYAMLITPARFKEFTPKAIADTSKTTEVLVAFDCSSRQEVDQITEAAFAAGGTACRDAQDHGFMYGRSFQDLDGHIWEPFWMDPTAIKSE from the coding sequence ATGCCACGCAGTCTATTCATCAATCTCTGTGTGAGTGACCTCACGAAATCTATGAACTTCTTTAAGTCGCTCGGTTTCAAATTCAATGAGCAGTTCACGAATGACACCGCGGCGTGCCTCGTTCTGAGCGAGACAAATTACGCGATGTTGATCACCCCCGCTCGGTTCAAGGAGTTCACTCCGAAAGCGATTGCGGATACCTCCAAGACGACAGAAGTGCTCGTGGCGTTCGATTGCAGTAGTCGTCAGGAAGTGGATCAAATCACCGAAGCGGCATTCGCGGCGGGTGGAACGGCATGCCGTGACGCTCAGGACCACGGTTTTATGTATGGTCGCAGTTTTCAGGATCTGGACGGACACATCTGGGAACCGTTCTGGATGGACCCGACGGCCATCAAATCCGAGTGA
- a CDS encoding UDP-glucose dehydrogenase family protein, producing MKIVMIGTGYVGLVTGTCFADSGNDVTCVDVDANKIARLKKGEIPIYEPGLTELVIRNTQAGRLKFTTDASEVVPAAKCVFLAVGTPQREDGSADLRILWSAIESVAPHLATDAVVVIKSTVPVGTNAELASRLKELTGRAVDVASNPEFLKEGCAIDDFTKPDRVVVGVTRPEVGEVLSELYKPFLRTDHPFLVMNLESAEMTKYVANCLLATKISFINEMANICEKVGADINHVRKGIGHDQRIGFAFLFPGVGYGGSCFPKDVRALVSVAERFGIEPRILKSVDDVNVAQKEILFQKIRAHFQGDLKQKTVALWGLAFKPRTDDIREAPALVLIDRLLEAGANVRAHDPVAMENVRKIYGDKVTFCPTPYETLNGADVLAIATEWNEFRSPDFEVLRQKLRSPVIFDGRNLFDPEKMHRLGFVYSGIGLETHS from the coding sequence ATGAAGATTGTGATGATTGGCACGGGCTATGTCGGGTTGGTCACGGGGACATGCTTTGCAGACAGCGGAAATGATGTGACGTGTGTCGACGTGGATGCCAACAAGATCGCACGTTTGAAGAAGGGCGAGATCCCCATTTATGAACCCGGGCTCACGGAACTCGTCATTCGTAACACTCAAGCCGGGCGACTGAAGTTCACCACCGATGCGTCCGAAGTTGTGCCCGCGGCCAAGTGCGTCTTTCTGGCGGTGGGAACCCCACAGCGTGAAGACGGATCGGCGGACTTGCGGATTCTGTGGAGTGCGATTGAATCTGTTGCGCCGCATCTGGCGACGGACGCCGTGGTCGTCATCAAGAGCACCGTACCGGTTGGGACGAATGCCGAGTTGGCGTCGCGTTTGAAGGAACTCACGGGACGCGCCGTTGACGTCGCGTCGAATCCGGAGTTCTTGAAAGAAGGCTGCGCCATCGACGATTTCACCAAGCCGGATCGCGTCGTGGTCGGCGTGACGCGTCCCGAGGTTGGCGAAGTCTTGAGTGAACTGTACAAGCCATTTCTCCGTACGGATCATCCGTTTCTGGTGATGAATCTGGAAAGCGCAGAGATGACGAAGTACGTGGCAAATTGTTTGCTGGCCACGAAGATCAGTTTCATCAATGAAATGGCCAACATCTGCGAAAAGGTGGGGGCTGACATCAACCATGTTCGAAAAGGGATTGGTCACGATCAGCGAATTGGATTCGCGTTTCTATTCCCAGGGGTCGGCTATGGTGGCTCGTGCTTTCCCAAGGACGTTCGGGCACTGGTCAGCGTTGCCGAACGATTCGGAATCGAACCACGAATCCTGAAGTCGGTCGACGACGTCAATGTGGCTCAGAAGGAAATCCTGTTTCAGAAGATCCGAGCACATTTTCAGGGTGACCTTAAACAAAAGACGGTTGCGTTGTGGGGACTGGCCTTCAAGCCACGTACGGATGACATTCGCGAAGCGCCGGCCCTGGTACTCATCGATCGGCTGCTGGAAGCGGGCGCCAACGTTCGGGCACACGATCCCGTGGCGATGGAGAATGTTCGCAAGATCTATGGTGACAAGGTGACATTCTGCCCGACGCCTTACGAAACGTTGAATGGAGCCGATGTGCTAGCGATTGCGACGGAGTGGAATGAGTTTCGATCACCGGACTTCGAGGTGCTTCGCCAGAAGCTTCGTTCACCCGTCATTTTCGATGGACGTAATCTGTTTGATCCGGAAAAAATGCATCGGCTTGGATTCGTCTATTCGGGAATCGGGCTGGAAACGCATTCCTGA
- a CDS encoding Tudor-knot domain-containing protein: protein MKSRSRSIGCQSLAIAIALASGCLLTSRTATAELDWHSSRTWVFAVGVLEWQNPDVWRGMANAQPNRRDVELVRHFRQSGIPADQIIYLQDKHATRHRIQHELTTLLGRTRPDDVLMFYFTGHGFRDRTNHKVHFANYDAIDGPSAWPVRSVFDTLEAKFRGGRVVLMADCCYSGGLVDEARLRQTSLGYACLCSSYSHNSSTGRWTFTDSLLSGLRGHPTVDLNVDGEIDVGELGQFSELQMAFVERQKSVYECNREFASHWRIAKPTGPRANRQGDRVEAEWKGKWYRAEILEVASDRSKVHYVGFADSWDEWVGSERLRPFQPKHLDAGTAVDVLWAKDQKWYPAKVLRSWYGLTFIHYEGFSEEWDEWVNFDMIRMPKQ from the coding sequence ATGAAGTCGCGCTCTCGATCGATCGGCTGCCAAAGTCTCGCCATCGCCATCGCACTTGCAAGCGGGTGTCTACTGACATCCCGAACGGCAACAGCCGAACTCGATTGGCATTCGTCTCGAACGTGGGTCTTCGCCGTCGGCGTTCTTGAATGGCAGAATCCTGACGTCTGGCGCGGCATGGCGAATGCGCAGCCCAATCGTCGCGATGTCGAACTGGTGCGACATTTCCGCCAGTCGGGAATCCCAGCCGATCAGATCATTTACTTGCAGGACAAACACGCAACCCGCCATCGCATTCAGCACGAACTGACAACACTGCTGGGGCGAACGCGTCCCGATGACGTGCTGATGTTCTACTTCACGGGTCACGGATTCCGTGATCGCACGAATCATAAGGTTCACTTTGCGAACTATGACGCCATTGATGGGCCCAGCGCATGGCCGGTGCGATCCGTCTTCGATACGCTCGAAGCGAAGTTCCGGGGCGGGCGAGTCGTCTTGATGGCCGACTGCTGCTACTCAGGAGGATTGGTCGACGAAGCCCGCTTGCGACAAACCAGTCTAGGTTACGCCTGCCTCTGCTCGTCATACTCGCACAACTCGTCAACCGGCCGTTGGACCTTTACCGATTCGCTGTTGTCCGGACTGCGTGGTCACCCGACAGTCGATTTGAATGTTGACGGCGAAATCGACGTCGGTGAACTCGGCCAATTCAGCGAACTTCAGATGGCGTTTGTTGAACGCCAGAAATCGGTCTACGAATGCAATCGAGAATTTGCATCGCATTGGAGAATCGCGAAACCAACCGGCCCACGGGCCAATCGGCAGGGTGACCGGGTCGAAGCCGAATGGAAAGGAAAATGGTATCGCGCGGAAATCCTGGAAGTCGCGAGTGATCGCAGCAAAGTTCACTACGTCGGCTTCGCCGACTCTTGGGACGAATGGGTCGGATCCGAACGATTGCGCCCATTTCAACCCAAACATCTGGATGCCGGCACGGCCGTGGACGTCTTATGGGCCAAAGACCAGAAATGGTATCCGGCCAAAGTCCTACGCAGCTGGTATGGCTTGACGTTCATTCATTACGAAGGCTTCTCGGAGGAATGGGACGAGTGGGTGAACTTCGACATGATTCGCATGCCGAAGCAATAG
- a CDS encoding tetratricopeptide repeat protein, which translates to MQNVQSDNRQSRRYNARKLGYRAAIVVGKDLHEFPVIDFSANGIQIEIPPSVVLPPTGTLHFRDHDYRYTIKRESLEEGARRLGMELRAVLLDNSSRAIHYQPEHFTGKGYLLRKKWSVLFWSTALTGLCITLAVVYGPATGLNTGSNGTLWEQLVRNIQSPSTASGWNLLANRSSSQDSTNLNASTSSGSKNRSGNVTETLNQARTFFSQSNYIAVVESCTQAISINDRNADVWHLRGNAYKGLARYDEAINDFTRAISLNPKAQVIQADLAETFCDAGRFNEGIKQSERSFKQAAGDLRLRFKQLASRAYQGRSNNRLQDGDEEGAQSDLAQAERWMH; encoded by the coding sequence ATGCAAAACGTGCAATCAGACAATCGCCAAAGTCGCCGATACAACGCCCGCAAATTGGGATATCGCGCTGCGATCGTTGTGGGAAAAGACCTGCACGAGTTTCCGGTGATCGACTTTTCCGCCAATGGAATTCAGATCGAGATTCCGCCGTCCGTCGTGCTGCCCCCGACGGGGACGCTGCACTTCAGGGATCACGACTACCGCTATACCATCAAACGCGAAAGTCTCGAAGAGGGGGCAAGACGGCTCGGCATGGAACTACGCGCCGTGCTGCTCGACAACTCGTCCCGCGCCATTCATTATCAACCTGAGCACTTCACCGGCAAAGGCTATTTGCTACGGAAGAAATGGAGTGTTCTGTTCTGGTCGACCGCGCTGACGGGACTCTGCATTACGCTCGCCGTTGTTTACGGTCCTGCAACGGGCCTGAATACAGGCTCGAACGGCACCCTCTGGGAACAACTCGTCCGCAACATCCAATCCCCTTCGACGGCATCCGGTTGGAACCTGCTTGCAAATCGCTCATCGTCCCAAGACAGCACCAATCTCAACGCGTCAACCAGCAGCGGTTCCAAAAACCGATCAGGCAATGTGACCGAGACACTCAACCAGGCTCGCACGTTCTTCAGTCAATCCAACTATATCGCTGTCGTCGAGTCCTGTACGCAGGCGATTTCGATAAACGATCGCAATGCCGATGTCTGGCACTTGCGCGGCAACGCCTATAAGGGTCTCGCCCGATACGACGAAGCCATCAACGATTTCACACGAGCGATCTCACTCAATCCAAAAGCTCAGGTCATCCAGGCCGATCTCGCGGAAACCTTTTGTGATGCGGGCCGCTTCAACGAAGGCATCAAGCAATCCGAACGCAGCTTCAAGCAAGCGGCTGGTGACCTGCGGCTCCGATTCAAGCAACTGGCATCCCGCGCCTATCAAGGCCGATCAAACAATCGTCTGCAGGACGGCGATGAAGAAGGTGCTCAGTCCGACCTCGCGCAGGCGGAACGCTGGATGCACTAG
- the rfaD gene encoding ADP-glyceromanno-heptose 6-epimerase: protein MLDRLLSRGVLVTGGAGFIGSNIVAALSDAGVPVIVCDVLGTDLKWQNLAKHALAGFVHPRDLDAYLAKNPPLSAIVHMGAISATTETDGDLVIESNFNLSQRIWNWCTDRKVPYLYASSAATYGDGEQGFRDENSSTALQTLRPLNLYGWSKHLFDRFVMREVESGRSRPPQWAGLKFFNVYGPNEYHKGSMKSVIAHLYPKVVAGEPAKLFKSAHPEYSDGGQLRDFVYVKDCVSVIMWLLEKQTVSGIFNVGTGVARSFADLAKATMVAAGLPPRIEFVDMPETLKARYQYFTQADLTHLRSVGYSTPATTLEDGVADYVQKFLAVSDPYR, encoded by the coding sequence ATGCTGGATCGCTTGCTAAGCCGGGGTGTGCTCGTCACAGGAGGCGCTGGCTTTATCGGATCGAATATTGTCGCCGCTCTCAGCGATGCCGGAGTGCCGGTGATTGTGTGCGACGTTCTGGGGACGGACTTGAAATGGCAGAATCTCGCCAAGCATGCCTTGGCGGGATTCGTACATCCGCGAGATCTTGACGCGTACTTGGCAAAGAATCCGCCTCTTTCGGCCATCGTCCATATGGGGGCCATTTCTGCCACCACCGAAACCGATGGCGATCTGGTGATCGAATCGAATTTCAACCTGTCACAACGGATTTGGAATTGGTGCACCGATCGCAAGGTTCCCTATCTCTACGCATCTTCGGCCGCGACCTACGGCGATGGCGAGCAGGGGTTTCGCGACGAAAACAGCAGCACTGCACTGCAGACGCTCCGCCCGCTGAATCTGTATGGCTGGTCAAAGCATCTCTTTGACCGGTTCGTCATGCGCGAAGTCGAATCGGGCCGTTCGCGGCCGCCGCAGTGGGCCGGACTGAAATTCTTCAATGTCTACGGTCCCAATGAGTACCATAAAGGAAGCATGAAGAGCGTCATCGCTCATCTGTACCCAAAGGTTGTGGCAGGAGAACCGGCAAAATTGTTCAAGTCGGCACATCCGGAGTATTCCGATGGTGGCCAGCTTCGTGACTTCGTCTACGTCAAAGACTGTGTCTCGGTCATCATGTGGCTACTGGAAAAGCAGACCGTCTCCGGAATCTTTAACGTCGGTACCGGTGTCGCACGAAGCTTCGCAGATCTGGCCAAGGCCACGATGGTCGCTGCGGGGCTTCCGCCGCGAATCGAGTTCGTCGACATGCCTGAGACACTCAAAGCCCGGTATCAATACTTCACTCAGGCCGACCTGACGCACCTTCGTTCCGTCGGATATTCAACACCCGCCACAACACTCGAAGACGGAGTCGCCGACTACGTCCAGAAGTTTTTGGCTGTTTCTGATCCGTATCGCTAA
- a CDS encoding GNAT family N-acetyltransferase — MHADVVIRPALYEDLFAIVTLINDGGPDGKPRENLPSNLPDCYRESFTRILQDENTFLMVAELHGRVVGTFQLNYLICLAGKGQEDAQLEGVHVQSQSRGQGMGMQMIAWVIKHAKTRNCRRIQLTTDKKRKRAHQFYERLGFVASHEGMKLLLDICQN; from the coding sequence ATGCACGCCGATGTCGTGATTCGCCCTGCACTTTATGAAGATCTGTTCGCCATCGTAACACTGATCAACGACGGTGGCCCCGACGGCAAACCTCGAGAGAATCTCCCATCAAATCTTCCCGATTGTTACCGTGAAAGCTTCACTCGAATTCTGCAGGATGAAAATACGTTCCTGATGGTGGCAGAACTCCATGGGCGCGTGGTGGGAACATTTCAGTTGAATTACCTGATCTGCCTCGCGGGCAAGGGGCAGGAAGACGCTCAGCTCGAAGGGGTCCACGTCCAATCACAATCGCGTGGGCAAGGGATGGGAATGCAGATGATCGCCTGGGTGATCAAGCATGCCAAGACTCGCAATTGTCGGCGAATCCAACTCACGACAGACAAAAAGCGGAAACGCGCCCATCAATTCTATGAGCGACTTGGGTTCGTCGCGTCTCACGAAGGGATGAAATTGCTGCTAGACATTTGTCAGAACTAA
- a CDS encoding D-sedoheptulose-7-phosphate isomerase: MTTPSAVSPPLENWLDAQFAEHASVLSATRLQCGTVLLAAVEACAACISQGGKILFCGNGGSAADAQHLATELTIRYKTNRLPIAGIALTTDTSALTACGNDLGFDEIFSRQVHALGRPGDVLIGISTSGNSQNVILAAEKAAELQIQTIAFVGGSGGKLADLSAIALKVPSRTTARIQEMHIFLGHLLCELLEQRLGLVEESSHAAAR; this comes from the coding sequence ATGACAACCCCTTCGGCCGTTTCACCGCCTCTCGAAAACTGGCTCGACGCACAATTCGCCGAGCACGCCTCGGTTCTGTCAGCAACGCGTCTTCAGTGCGGCACGGTACTTCTAGCAGCGGTTGAGGCCTGCGCGGCCTGCATCTCTCAGGGTGGTAAGATTCTGTTCTGCGGAAATGGCGGGAGTGCGGCAGACGCGCAGCATCTCGCGACCGAATTGACGATTCGGTACAAGACGAATCGACTGCCCATCGCGGGAATCGCATTGACCACCGACACCTCCGCCTTGACTGCGTGCGGGAACGATCTGGGATTCGACGAGATTTTTTCGCGTCAGGTCCATGCCCTCGGACGGCCCGGTGATGTTCTGATCGGGATCAGCACATCAGGAAATAGCCAGAATGTCATTCTGGCAGCGGAAAAAGCGGCCGAGCTTCAAATCCAAACAATCGCATTCGTCGGAGGCTCTGGCGGTAAGCTCGCCGACCTTTCCGCGATCGCACTCAAGGTTCCGTCGCGCACCACCGCGCGGATTCAAGAAATGCACATTTTCCTCGGCCACCTCCTTTGCGAACTGCTGGAGCAACGCCTGGGGCTTGTTGAGGAGAGCAGTCATGCAGCGGCCCGATGA
- a CDS encoding UDP-glucuronic acid decarboxylase family protein: MRSILVTGGAGFLGSHLCDRLLERGDNVICLDNFFTGRKQNILHLIGNPRFELLRHDIVEPIVLEIDQVYNLACPASPVAYQFNPIKTIKTSTVGVVNLLGLAKRCKARILHCSTSEVYGDPTVHPQSEEYWGNVNPIGPRSCYDEGKRVAESLCVNYHQEHQLQVRIIRIFNTYGPRMDPNDGRVISNFIMQALRGEPLTIYGDGTQTRSFCYCDDLIRGMMLLMDQDQTIGPINVGNPGEYSMLELAQEVLRAIPESKSTIKHVPLPTDDPKQRCPDITKAKSILGWSPTVDLRTGLAKTIEYYRSELA; the protein is encoded by the coding sequence GTGCGATCAATTCTTGTGACGGGCGGAGCCGGATTTCTTGGTAGTCATCTTTGCGATCGGCTACTCGAACGGGGCGACAATGTCATTTGCCTGGACAACTTCTTCACCGGCCGGAAGCAGAATATTCTGCATTTGATTGGCAATCCACGGTTTGAACTGCTTCGTCATGACATTGTGGAACCGATCGTGCTTGAGATCGATCAGGTCTATAACCTGGCCTGTCCGGCCTCGCCGGTGGCCTATCAATTTAATCCCATCAAGACGATCAAGACATCGACCGTCGGGGTGGTGAACCTGCTCGGTTTGGCGAAGCGTTGCAAAGCGCGAATCCTGCATTGTTCGACGTCGGAAGTCTACGGCGATCCGACGGTGCATCCGCAGAGCGAAGAGTATTGGGGAAACGTGAACCCAATCGGTCCACGCAGTTGCTATGACGAGGGCAAACGCGTTGCCGAATCCTTGTGCGTGAACTACCACCAGGAACACCAACTGCAGGTTCGCATCATTCGGATCTTCAACACGTATGGCCCGCGCATGGACCCCAACGACGGGCGCGTGATTTCCAATTTCATCATGCAGGCCCTGCGCGGTGAGCCGCTCACGATCTATGGTGATGGGACCCAGACTCGATCATTCTGCTACTGCGACGACCTGATTCGAGGGATGATGCTGTTGATGGATCAGGACCAGACGATTGGACCGATCAACGTCGGAAACCCCGGTGAGTATTCGATGCTGGAACTCGCCCAAGAGGTGCTGCGCGCAATCCCTGAATCGAAATCGACGATCAAGCATGTTCCTCTTCCGACTGACGACCCAAAGCAGCGCTGTCCCGATATTACCAAGGCGAAATCGATCCTGGGCTGGTCGCCGACGGTTGATCTTCGCACGGGGCTTGCCAAAACGATCGAATACTATCGAAGCGAACTGGCGTGA
- a CDS encoding YciI family protein translates to MKYMLLIYGDENAWTPDERMQCMADSTALCHELKEKGQFLAASPLHPVATATSIRLQGGKRLITDGPFAETVEQLGGYFVIDVQNLDEAIEIASRLPGAKKGTVEIRPVFELAGLPGVY, encoded by the coding sequence ATGAAGTACATGTTGCTCATCTATGGTGACGAGAATGCTTGGACTCCGGACGAACGAATGCAGTGCATGGCCGACTCGACCGCCCTGTGCCATGAGCTGAAGGAAAAAGGGCAATTCTTGGCTGCCTCGCCTCTGCATCCCGTTGCGACGGCGACGTCGATTCGATTGCAGGGGGGCAAACGCTTGATTACCGATGGCCCGTTTGCGGAAACCGTCGAGCAACTCGGAGGCTATTTTGTGATCGACGTCCAGAACTTGGACGAAGCCATCGAGATTGCCTCTCGACTCCCGGGCGCAAAAAAGGGGACCGTCGAAATTCGTCCGGTTTTCGAGCTCGCGGGCCTTCCGGGAGTTTATTGA
- a CDS encoding RNA polymerase sigma factor, which produces MSAPSMDEVKQAVETVYRTESRRVLASLIRLVRDFDLAEEGMHEAFTSAVEQWARDGIPANPRAWLVSAGRFKAIDVLRRRARLDSALHELVRHEEVEPPRALDQDSEIEDDRLRLIFTCCHPALAPATQIALTLREVCGLTTEEIGRAFLTSSTTIAQRIVRGKSKIRDAGIPYEIPEVSQIPDRLDSVLSVIYLVFNEGYSASSGDSLIRKDLSDEAIRLARLLLTLLPDPEVMGLLGLLLIQESRRTARMSDNGDLVLLEDQDRSLWNREFIAEGKSLIAQSLASRRFGIYTIKAAIAAVHSDAATAAETDWSQIVSLYDVLLRATPSPIIELNRAVAVAMRDGPSAGLVLIDGLLARGELADYHLSHAARADLCRRLGRMADARPSYERALELAKQEPERRFLEGRLRELQ; this is translated from the coding sequence ATGAGTGCCCCTTCAATGGACGAAGTGAAGCAGGCGGTAGAGACCGTCTATCGTACGGAATCGAGGCGCGTTCTGGCGTCATTGATTCGTCTCGTCCGGGATTTCGATCTGGCGGAAGAAGGGATGCATGAGGCGTTCACGTCGGCCGTGGAGCAGTGGGCGCGTGATGGGATTCCCGCCAATCCCCGCGCCTGGCTCGTTTCCGCGGGGCGATTTAAGGCAATTGATGTCTTACGGCGTCGGGCGCGATTGGATTCGGCTCTGCATGAACTCGTACGTCATGAAGAGGTCGAGCCGCCTCGCGCACTCGATCAGGATTCGGAGATCGAAGATGACCGTTTGCGTCTGATCTTTACCTGTTGCCACCCCGCTCTTGCGCCTGCGACTCAAATCGCCCTGACTCTCCGAGAAGTGTGCGGACTGACGACGGAGGAAATCGGTCGCGCGTTTCTGACATCGTCGACGACGATCGCGCAACGAATCGTTCGCGGAAAATCGAAAATTCGCGATGCGGGAATCCCGTATGAAATCCCCGAGGTATCGCAGATCCCCGATCGGCTCGATTCCGTCCTGTCCGTGATTTATCTCGTATTTAATGAGGGGTATTCGGCGTCGTCGGGCGATTCGCTCATTCGAAAAGATCTTTCTGACGAGGCGATTCGACTGGCTCGACTGCTGCTCACATTGCTGCCTGATCCCGAAGTGATGGGATTGCTTGGGCTGCTATTGATTCAGGAATCCCGACGAACGGCTCGGATGTCGGACAATGGCGATCTGGTCTTGCTGGAAGACCAGGACCGATCGCTTTGGAATCGCGAGTTCATTGCCGAAGGGAAATCGCTGATTGCTCAGTCACTCGCGTCGCGTCGATTCGGAATTTATACGATCAAAGCGGCGATTGCCGCCGTTCATTCCGATGCCGCGACGGCTGCCGAAACGGATTGGTCTCAGATCGTCAGCTTGTATGACGTTTTGCTCCGAGCGACTCCCTCGCCGATCATCGAACTGAATCGCGCGGTTGCGGTTGCGATGCGTGACGGGCCTTCCGCGGGGCTCGTGCTGATCGATGGACTTCTGGCGCGGGGTGAACTGGCGGATTATCATTTGTCTCACGCCGCCCGTGCGGATTTATGTCGTCGCCTGGGGCGGATGGCCGATGCACGGCCGTCGTACGAACGAGCCTTGGAGTTGGCAAAGCAGGAGCCGGAACGTCGGTTTCTGGAAGGTCGATTGCGAGAACTGCAATAG
- the rfaE1 gene encoding D-glycero-beta-D-manno-heptose-7-phosphate kinase translates to MQRPDELAALVPKLQTAQVTCVGDVMLDRFVYGDVSRISPEAPVPVVLVKQELVVLGGLGNVARNLSTLGANASVISVVGQDEGGREIRHLLNELPNCAPDIIEIPQHTSTIKTRCIASSQQIVRIDREAQLCLSEKAVDDLVARTIDKPETPVLVLSDYGKGVLSGQNAQQIIVAARQAGQFVIVDPKGTDYSRYRGANLIKPNRLELCQATGRTVNSNVEIIAACRELIEKFDLGAVIATLSERGMMVVTKNGPAIHLPSEAREVFDVSGAGDTVIATLAAAIAVGIPLADAAYMANRAAAVVVAKVGTATISAAELVRALRVEDVSQAEEKIVTATNALERVRSWQRMGERVGFTNGCFDLLHPGHVTLLAQSAAKVDRLIVGLNSDDSVKRLKGPTRPIQNEMSRSIVLAALSSVDLVVIFNEDTPLEIIQQLRPDVLIKGADYTVSTVVGAEFVQSYGGEVALIDLVPQQSTTRLVKQIHAA, encoded by the coding sequence ATGCAGCGGCCCGATGAACTCGCAGCACTTGTCCCCAAATTGCAAACCGCGCAGGTCACCTGCGTCGGCGATGTGATGCTCGATCGATTCGTTTACGGCGATGTCTCGCGGATTTCGCCCGAGGCTCCGGTTCCTGTTGTGCTCGTCAAACAGGAACTCGTCGTTCTCGGAGGATTGGGAAACGTCGCGCGCAACTTGAGCACGCTCGGTGCGAATGCGTCCGTGATTTCCGTGGTCGGTCAGGATGAGGGTGGCCGGGAAATCCGCCACCTTCTGAACGAACTCCCCAACTGCGCCCCAGACATCATTGAGATTCCGCAACACACCTCAACGATCAAAACCCGCTGCATTGCGTCCAGTCAGCAGATCGTCCGCATCGATCGCGAAGCGCAACTTTGCCTTTCCGAAAAGGCCGTCGATGACCTTGTCGCGCGGACGATCGACAAACCCGAGACCCCAGTCCTGGTCTTGTCGGACTACGGAAAGGGCGTCCTCAGCGGACAGAATGCACAACAGATCATCGTTGCGGCACGACAGGCCGGGCAATTCGTCATTGTCGACCCCAAAGGAACGGACTACTCACGATACCGCGGCGCCAATCTGATCAAACCGAATCGGCTCGAGTTGTGTCAGGCCACCGGAAGAACGGTGAATTCCAACGTCGAAATCATCGCTGCCTGTCGCGAGTTGATTGAAAAATTCGATCTGGGAGCCGTGATCGCCACATTGAGCGAACGCGGCATGATGGTTGTGACCAAGAACGGCCCGGCCATCCACCTGCCGTCCGAAGCGCGAGAAGTTTTCGATGTGTCTGGTGCTGGGGATACGGTGATTGCCACTCTGGCCGCCGCGATCGCCGTCGGAATCCCGCTGGCCGATGCCGCCTATATGGCGAATCGCGCCGCCGCCGTCGTTGTCGCCAAAGTGGGCACCGCGACGATCTCTGCGGCGGAACTCGTCCGAGCGCTGCGTGTGGAAGATGTCTCGCAGGCCGAAGAAAAAATCGTCACCGCCACAAATGCCCTGGAACGCGTTCGGTCGTGGCAACGAATGGGCGAACGTGTCGGCTTTACGAACGGCTGCTTCGACCTGCTGCATCCAGGACATGTGACGCTGCTCGCACAGTCAGCCGCAAAAGTAGATCGCCTGATCGTTGGACTCAACAGCGATGATTCTGTGAAGCGACTGAAGGGACCGACCCGTCCCATACAAAATGAAATGTCACGCAGTATCGTGCTGGCCGCGCTAAGCAGCGTGGACCTGGTGGTCATCTTCAACGAAGACACGCCGCTCGAAATCATCCAACAGTTGCGGCCCGATGTGCTGATCAAGGGAGCGGACTACACGGTTTCGACCGTCGTTGGTGCCGAATTCGTGCAGAGTTACGGCGGCGAAGTCGCACTGATTGACCTCGTTCCGCAACAAAGCACGACCCGTCTGGTCAAACAGATTCACGCGGCATAG
- a CDS encoding GyrI-like domain-containing protein, with translation MGTPRFEEAPELLIAGLNESYTFESRAKIPQQWMRFGPHIGKTPGQVGLNSYGVCWNYKPEYGFDYLTGVEVSKSANISKDWKQLRLNAHRYAIFTHTGHASAIPQTIDKIWKSWLPDAGLQVAESPCFERYTEDFNPQTGRGGTEIWIPIKF, from the coding sequence TTGGGAACGCCTCGATTCGAAGAGGCGCCGGAGCTTTTGATCGCTGGTCTGAATGAAAGTTACACGTTCGAGTCCCGGGCGAAGATTCCTCAGCAATGGATGCGGTTCGGGCCTCACATCGGCAAGACTCCCGGGCAGGTTGGACTCAATTCGTACGGAGTTTGCTGGAACTACAAGCCGGAATATGGGTTCGACTATCTGACGGGGGTTGAAGTCAGCAAAAGCGCGAACATCTCGAAAGATTGGAAGCAACTGCGTCTGAACGCACATCGCTATGCGATCTTTACGCACACAGGCCACGCATCTGCAATTCCCCAAACTATCGACAAGATCTGGAAGAGTTGGCTGCCGGACGCGGGTTTACAAGTTGCTGAATCGCCCTGTTTTGAACGGTATACCGAAGATTTCAATCCTCAGACGGGGCGGGGCGGAACGGAAATCTGGATCCCGATCAAGTTCTAA